The proteins below are encoded in one region of Stenotrophomonas bentonitica:
- a CDS encoding MarC family protein, with protein sequence MSLVIPAALGTPPSPSHLLALADIFLLFFIMIGPIKAIGAYATAAQGMESKQWAAVSWKVFGIAVVTTVAAGGLGGAMLHKWHIAPAVLQLAGGLVFLLVALQMVLAQYAPPAPPPAAASAPPAARLAFPVTLPAYGIAALIVLVALSGSTERYLWIMGLAIAVLLLDLLVMLFIRQIMRVVGQLPLQILAAVLGMLQVALALQLITGAVRTIITS encoded by the coding sequence GCACCTGCTGGCACTGGCCGACATCTTCCTGCTGTTCTTCATCATGATCGGCCCGATCAAGGCCATCGGCGCCTACGCGACGGCCGCGCAGGGCATGGAATCGAAGCAGTGGGCCGCAGTCTCCTGGAAGGTCTTTGGCATTGCCGTGGTCACCACCGTGGCGGCCGGGGGGCTGGGCGGGGCGATGCTGCACAAATGGCATATCGCTCCTGCCGTGCTGCAGCTGGCCGGCGGCCTGGTCTTCCTGCTGGTGGCCCTGCAGATGGTGCTGGCCCAGTACGCACCGCCCGCGCCGCCACCGGCTGCGGCAAGCGCGCCACCCGCCGCGCGGCTGGCGTTCCCGGTCACGCTGCCGGCCTACGGTATCGCCGCCTTGATCGTGCTGGTGGCGCTGAGCGGGTCCACCGAGCGCTACCTCTGGATCATGGGGCTGGCGATCGCGGTGCTGCTTCTCGACCTGCTGGTCATGCTCTTCATCCGCCAGATCATGCGTGTGGTGGGCCAACTGCCATTGCAGATCCTGGCGGCCGTGTTGGGGATGCTGCAGGTCGCGCTGGCGCTGCAGCTGATCACCGGTGCCGTACGCACCATCATCACTTCATAG